The following are from one region of the Gloeomargarita lithophora Alchichica-D10 genome:
- a CDS encoding DM13 domain-containing protein — protein MKLTYVLGTATAVLVTGTLLAQFPSQSRPAPLISQAKMATLASGAFMKGEAPTTGMATIVEEGGRKFLQIDGAFSTKEQAPDLHVILEPLANPPRSYKAMNGFINLGKLQKFKGAQQYPIPDIVNVKNYKSVVIWCRMANATIGYAPIK, from the coding sequence ATGAAATTAACGTATGTTTTAGGGACTGCCACGGCGGTACTCGTAACGGGGACGTTGTTGGCTCAATTCCCCAGCCAATCCCGGCCAGCCCCACTCATCAGCCAAGCGAAAATGGCCACCTTAGCCAGTGGTGCGTTTATGAAAGGGGAAGCTCCCACGACGGGCATGGCGACGATTGTGGAAGAGGGAGGGCGTAAATTTCTGCAAATTGATGGGGCATTTAGCACTAAGGAGCAGGCTCCAGACCTCCACGTGATATTGGAGCCTTTAGCCAACCCCCCCAGGTCCTACAAAGCGATGAACGGGTTTATCAATTTGGGTAAATTACAAAAATTCAAGGGGGCACAGCAGTATCCCATTCCCGACATTGTGAATGTGAAAAACTACAAGTCGGTGGTGATTTGGTGTCGGATGGCGAATGCCACCATTGGTTACGCCCCGATTAAGTAA
- a CDS encoding (2Fe-2S) ferredoxin domain-containing protein — MQILTGTFVGFWPTGKGKLKFIRLRDGEQEHQVKLPKYMRAGLMRELVVGMGVKVAVRWHDHSWQATDIILFPGVELLVSPPALAKSMAATQPACRVEVCQKGNCRQQGGGELLQELGEMIRAQGWEEWVFLAGSGCQKACKQGPNVRINGHIIHHAEAQTLLPRLAAQVQQVANQHLGCGDR, encoded by the coding sequence ATGCAAATTTTGACGGGGACATTTGTGGGGTTTTGGCCTACGGGGAAAGGGAAATTAAAATTTATCCGTCTGCGGGATGGGGAACAGGAGCATCAGGTGAAACTGCCCAAGTATATGCGGGCGGGGTTAATGCGGGAATTGGTGGTGGGCATGGGGGTAAAAGTCGCAGTACGTTGGCATGACCATAGTTGGCAAGCCACGGATATTATTTTGTTTCCGGGGGTGGAATTGCTGGTGTCCCCCCCCGCCCTGGCGAAAAGCATGGCCGCTACCCAACCCGCCTGTCGGGTCGAGGTTTGTCAAAAGGGCAACTGTCGCCAGCAGGGGGGAGGCGAGTTATTGCAAGAATTGGGCGAAATGATCCGGGCGCAGGGTTGGGAGGAATGGGTCTTTTTGGCAGGGAGCGGTTGTCAAAAAGCCTGCAAGCAGGGGCCAAATGTACGCATCAATGGTCACATCATCCATCACGCCGAAGCGCAGACCCTCCTGCCCCGATTGGCCGCCCAGGTGCAACAGGTCGCCAACCAGCACCTGGGGTGTGGTGACCGCTAG
- the lipB gene encoding lipoyl(octanoyl) transferase LipB, with the protein MRIIHVVPWARVPYPQAWAWQKAQVQQRLDTPELPDILALLEHEPVYTLGQGASLDFLRFPLGSMGIPVYRTERGGEVTYHGPGQVVGYPILRLKHYGLDVHQYLRCLEQAIINVMQEYRIPGERKLGYTGVWVGDTKVAAIGIKVRRGVTMHGFALNVCTDLTAFDRIVPCGIRGYGVGNLGQFCPDIDLGAVRAGLVHTLGAVLGADMEQGDTISIRC; encoded by the coding sequence ATGAGAATCATTCACGTTGTCCCCTGGGCACGGGTTCCCTACCCGCAGGCGTGGGCGTGGCAGAAAGCCCAGGTGCAACAACGGCTGGACACCCCGGAATTGCCGGATATTTTGGCTCTGTTAGAACACGAGCCGGTTTATACCCTGGGGCAGGGTGCTTCGTTGGATTTTTTGCGGTTTCCCCTCGGCAGTATGGGCATTCCCGTCTATCGCACGGAGCGGGGCGGGGAAGTTACCTATCACGGGCCGGGGCAGGTGGTGGGCTATCCGATTTTGCGCCTGAAACATTACGGGTTGGATGTACACCAGTATTTACGTTGTTTGGAACAGGCAATTATAAATGTAATGCAAGAATATCGCATCCCCGGAGAACGAAAATTGGGCTACACCGGGGTGTGGGTGGGGGATACCAAGGTGGCCGCCATCGGCATTAAGGTGCGGCGGGGGGTAACGATGCACGGGTTTGCCCTGAATGTTTGTACCGATTTAACCGCCTTTGACCGGATTGTGCCCTGTGGGATACGGGGGTACGGGGTGGGGAATTTGGGGCAATTTTGCCCGGATATTGACCTGGGGGCAGTGCGAGCGGGTTTGGTTCACACTTTGGGGGCGGTTTTGGGGGCAGACATGGAGCAGGGGGACACTATTTCGATAAGATGCTAA
- a CDS encoding acyl carrier protein: protein MDKQEILTEVQKIVADTLDVELEKVTPEANFANDLGADSLATVDLVMKLEESFDIEIPDSAAEQITTVQQAVDYIAQQKVVA from the coding sequence ATGGACAAACAGGAAATTCTCACCGAAGTGCAAAAAATCGTGGCGGACACCCTGGATGTGGAATTGGAGAAGGTGACCCCAGAGGCGAATTTTGCCAACGACTTGGGGGCGGATTCCCTGGCCACCGTGGATTTGGTGATGAAATTGGAAGAGTCTTTTGATATTGAAATTCCTGACAGTGCCGCCGAGCAGATCACGACGGTACAGCAGGCGGTGGATTATATTGCCCAGCAGAAGGTCGTGGCCTAG
- the fabF gene encoding beta-ketoacyl-ACP synthase II, whose translation MASRERVVVTGLGAITPLGNSVADYWAGLLAGRSGIGPVTLFDASQQDCRIAGEVKDFDPCAYLERRDAKRMDRFAQFGVCASLQAVQDAGLTITAANAPQVGVMLGTGIGGLRIMEEQEQVLLTKGPGRCSPFTVPMMICNMAAGLTAIHTGAKGPNSCPVTACAAGANAIGDALRLIQQGYVQAMICGGTEGAVTPLGLAAFAACKAISLRNDEPTLASRPFDRGRDGFVLGEGAGVLILEALSHAQRRGARIYAELVGYGSTCDAYHITAPTPDGEGAIRAMELALKDGHLSPDQVSYINAHGTSTPANDVTETKAIKTALGDHAYRIAVSSTKSMTGHLLGGSGGIEAVATVLAMVHDQVPPTINLNDPDPECDLDYVPHQARALAVDVALSNSFGFGGHNATLAFRKFRA comes from the coding sequence ATGGCAAGTCGGGAACGGGTGGTAGTCACGGGGCTGGGGGCGATTACACCCCTGGGGAATAGCGTGGCCGATTATTGGGCGGGTTTGCTGGCGGGGCGCAGTGGCATCGGCCCGGTGACTTTGTTTGACGCATCCCAGCAGGATTGTCGGATTGCCGGGGAGGTAAAAGACTTTGACCCCTGCGCCTACCTGGAACGGCGGGATGCCAAGCGCATGGATCGGTTTGCCCAGTTTGGGGTCTGTGCCAGTTTGCAAGCGGTGCAGGATGCGGGGCTGACCATCACGGCGGCGAATGCCCCCCAGGTGGGGGTGATGCTGGGCACCGGCATCGGGGGATTGCGGATCATGGAGGAGCAGGAGCAGGTGTTGCTGACCAAAGGCCCTGGTCGCTGTAGCCCCTTTACCGTGCCGATGATGATTTGCAATATGGCCGCCGGGTTGACCGCCATTCATACGGGAGCCAAAGGCCCGAATTCCTGTCCCGTGACCGCCTGTGCCGCCGGTGCTAATGCGATTGGGGATGCCCTGCGCCTGATCCAGCAGGGGTATGTGCAGGCGATGATTTGTGGGGGAACCGAGGGAGCCGTTACCCCCCTGGGTCTGGCCGCCTTTGCCGCCTGTAAGGCCATTTCATTACGGAATGACGAACCGACCTTGGCCTCGCGCCCCTTTGACCGGGGACGGGATGGGTTTGTGTTGGGGGAAGGGGCGGGGGTGTTGATTTTGGAAGCCCTCAGCCATGCCCAGCGGCGGGGTGCCCGGATTTATGCGGAACTGGTGGGGTATGGTTCCACCTGTGATGCCTACCATATTACTGCGCCCACGCCGGACGGGGAGGGAGCCATTCGAGCGATGGAACTGGCACTCAAAGACGGCCATCTCAGCCCCGACCAGGTGAGTTATATCAATGCCCACGGCACCAGTACCCCGGCCAACGATGTGACGGAAACTAAGGCCATCAAAACAGCCCTGGGGGATCACGCCTATCGGATTGCCGTGAGTTCCACCAAATCCATGACCGGCCATCTGCTGGGTGGTTCCGGGGGGATCGAAGCGGTGGCGACGGTGCTGGCGATGGTTCACGACCAGGTGCCGCCAACGATTAACCTCAACGACCCCGACCCGGAGTGCGACCTGGATTATGTGCCCCACCAAGCCCGTGCCCTGGCGGTGGACGTGGCTTTGTCCAATTCCTTTGGGTTTGGCGGCCACAATGCCACCCTAGCCTTTCGCAAATTTCGGGCTTGA
- a CDS encoding NUDIX hydrolase, translating into MGWSERIRVLALGLIQRDNRVFLSEGYDPARQLTFYRALGGGVDFGEPSAVALEREFQEELQAELQDIEYLGCLENIFTFNGHSGHEVIQLYRCGFVDPKFYEREILTFQEGERQKIARWVEVEPLLNGELTLYPEGFSQYLTLD; encoded by the coding sequence ATGGGCTGGAGCGAGCGGATTCGGGTGTTGGCTTTGGGGTTAATCCAACGGGACAACCGGGTATTTTTATCCGAAGGCTATGACCCGGCTCGCCAACTTACCTTTTACCGGGCGTTGGGGGGTGGGGTGGATTTCGGGGAACCGAGTGCAGTAGCCCTAGAACGGGAATTTCAGGAAGAATTGCAGGCGGAACTGCAAGATATTGAATATCTGGGTTGTTTGGAGAATATTTTTACCTTCAATGGCCATTCAGGGCATGAGGTCATTCAACTGTATCGCTGTGGGTTTGTTGACCCCAAGTTTTATGAACGAGAAATCCTCACATTTCAAGAAGGGGAACGCCAGAAAATCGCCCGCTGGGTGGAGGTGGAACCCCTATTAAATGGGGAATTGACCCTTTATCCTGAGGGGTTTAGCCAGTATTTAACCCTTGATTGA
- a CDS encoding B12-binding domain-containing radical SAM protein, translated as MTEAPTLSRRTPYQPQNRRRILCVFPRYSPSFGTFHHAYGLMPGVKGFMPPQGLLVVSAYLPESWEVRLIDENIRPARWWDYRWADGVIISGMHIQKPQILEINRKAHQHGKITALGGPSVSGCPEYYPQVDLLHLGELGDATDAMIAHFDHHTERPAQQIIFQTKERVPLSEFPIPAYEKLPLGQYFIGSVQFSSGCPYHCEFCDIPALYGNNPRLKTPQQIIVELDTILAAGNPGAIYFVDDNFIGNRKAITQLLPHLIDWQKERGYPVQFACEATLNLAQSPKILAMMREAYFCTVFCGIETPEPEALHSISKDHNLSLPILQGVKILNSYGLEVVSGIILGLDTDTAMTGDRILEFIRLSQIPMLTINLLYALPKTPLWERLEKAGRLVFDDERESNVNFLLPHEQVVAMWRKCITQAYTPEFVYERFAYNLEHTYPNRIQVPNSPARTSLANIIKGLGLMFNILLKVGLLSDYRGTFWQFAKPAFQKGQIEYIISTALVSHHLIKFARECSQGQESASFYSQKVRQPVAVTTSY; from the coding sequence ATGACCGAGGCACCCACACTTTCTCGTCGTACCCCCTACCAGCCCCAAAACCGGCGGCGCATCCTGTGCGTGTTTCCCCGCTATAGTCCTTCGTTTGGCACTTTTCACCATGCCTATGGCCTGATGCCGGGGGTAAAAGGCTTTATGCCGCCCCAGGGGTTGTTGGTGGTGTCGGCCTACCTGCCGGAGTCCTGGGAGGTGCGCCTGATTGATGAAAATATCCGACCGGCTCGGTGGTGGGATTATCGCTGGGCGGATGGGGTGATCATTAGTGGGATGCACATTCAAAAGCCACAAATTTTAGAAATCAATCGCAAAGCCCATCAGCACGGCAAAATTACCGCCCTGGGGGGACCATCCGTGTCCGGGTGCCCGGAGTATTATCCGCAGGTGGATTTGCTGCATCTGGGGGAATTGGGGGATGCCACCGATGCCATGATTGCCCATTTTGATCACCATACCGAGCGACCGGCGCAACAAATTATTTTTCAAACGAAAGAGCGGGTGCCCTTGAGTGAATTTCCCATCCCCGCCTACGAAAAACTGCCTTTGGGTCAGTATTTTATCGGCAGTGTGCAATTTTCCAGCGGTTGTCCCTACCACTGTGAATTTTGTGATATTCCCGCCCTATATGGCAACAATCCCCGCTTGAAAACCCCCCAACAAATCATAGTGGAACTGGATACAATTTTGGCGGCGGGCAATCCGGGGGCAATTTATTTTGTGGATGATAATTTTATCGGCAATCGCAAGGCAATCACCCAATTATTACCCCATTTGATTGATTGGCAAAAAGAGCGGGGCTATCCGGTGCAATTTGCCTGTGAAGCGACCTTGAATTTGGCGCAAAGTCCCAAAATTTTAGCCATGATGCGGGAAGCCTATTTCTGCACCGTATTCTGTGGCATTGAAACCCCCGAACCAGAAGCGTTACATTCCATTTCTAAAGACCATAATTTGAGTTTACCCATCCTCCAGGGGGTGAAAATTCTCAACAGCTATGGCCTGGAAGTGGTATCGGGAATTATCCTGGGTTTAGACACGGATACGGCGATGACGGGCGACCGGATTTTGGAATTTATCCGTTTATCTCAAATTCCCATGCTGACGATTAACCTGCTTTATGCCCTGCCCAAAACACCCCTATGGGAGCGGTTAGAAAAAGCGGGACGGTTGGTATTTGATGACGAGCGGGAATCGAATGTGAATTTCCTTTTGCCCCACGAACAGGTGGTCGCCATGTGGCGTAAATGTATCACCCAAGCCTACACCCCAGAATTTGTTTATGAGCGGTTTGCCTACAATTTGGAGCATACTTATCCCAATCGGATTCAGGTGCCCAATAGTCCCGCCCGCACTTCCCTGGCAAATATTATCAAAGGGCTGGGGTTGATGTTTAATATCCTGCTCAAAGTGGGGTTGCTGAGTGACTATCGGGGGACGTTTTGGCAGTTTGCGAAACCCGCTTTTCAGAAGGGGCAAATTGAATATATTATCAGCACGGCTTTGGTGAGTCATCATTTAATTAAGTTTGCCCGGGAATGCAGTCAAGGTCAAGAATCCGCCTCGTTCTACTCCCAAAAAGTGCGTCAACCCGTAGCCGTGACCACCAGTTATTAA
- a CDS encoding Rho termination factor N-terminal domain-containing protein produces the protein MINSNLVGNLIYLYLDEIEITSGTDSPEFLIRATAKLLQQSGGRNWLPIVVKITEGGKYQVIGNSFVYAVAQDASLERVWCVVADDKEETAFLSRVLAKEQAPKMNLSTATRDEIMAALQFLIESPNSLLKGIQLDVATNLIDEASDRKYWKDFEPITKLKCGITKTKIDALKTIFYLTPELSPVIPTETRTDDNISKMTVAQLRKLAKERDIAGTSKMNKADLLKVLKQ, from the coding sequence ATGATCAACTCGAATCTTGTTGGTAATTTAATATATCTCTACTTGGATGAGATAGAGATCACCAGTGGCACCGATTCCCCAGAGTTTTTAATCAGAGCTACAGCTAAACTTTTACAGCAATCAGGGGGGCGTAACTGGCTTCCAATTGTTGTTAAAATCACTGAAGGAGGCAAGTATCAAGTAATTGGCAATTCATTTGTGTATGCAGTTGCTCAAGATGCAAGTTTAGAAAGGGTTTGGTGCGTGGTAGCAGACGACAAAGAAGAAACCGCTTTCTTGTCAAGAGTTCTGGCTAAGGAACAAGCTCCCAAAATGAATCTTTCCACCGCCACAAGGGATGAGATCATGGCCGCATTACAATTTTTAATTGAATCACCTAATAGTTTATTAAAAGGGATTCAACTGGATGTAGCTACCAACCTTATTGATGAAGCTAGTGATCGTAAGTACTGGAAAGATTTTGAACCCATCACAAAATTAAAATGTGGTATTACCAAAACCAAAATTGATGCCCTTAAGACTATATTTTATTTAACACCGGAACTATCGCCTGTTATCCCCACTGAAACAAGAACTGATGACAATATAAGTAAAATGACCGTGGCTCAATTAAGAAAACTTGCGAAAGAAAGAGATATTGCTGGTACAAGCAAGATGAATAAAGCTGATTTGCTTAAAGTACTAAAACAGTAA
- a CDS encoding AAA family ATPase, whose translation MDIILSPLQSALASLPPDASESIVRDNFIRAELLSSLGFTNTEIISEYNTGGGGITDFAARKNTGDDIFLHESNNPLLLLEAKGKCLNIDQDTPSYTSIVRQLKSQLLGANCKSAQWGIITNANHVQLFKKHGKVIYPATICLELTLENVDQVVGVIKSKIESNHQALTVTIYNNKGGIGKTTTTVNLAAFLALLGKKVLIIDFDFNQQDLTTSLGINTNEGVVANALMNRDADLEPGIVSYPFQTKKSEITFDVIPADNQMINFDEVKLQQQSISVDALHKKLTFAKHKYDYIFIDASPNWRLITQFAVYAADVVLIPTKHNNLFSLENAAVTIKNFIPQMQEKKKDGTPVSLPIFFNGEKITDAQLETTYKAIHGIIMNSKKEGFNLLPYFFPRYTNAKKDLHIHHLPNYADIANAHFAHVPTVYRNRNAHEYYKSLVKEYFLQ comes from the coding sequence ATGGATATTATCCTGTCGCCGCTCCAGTCAGCCCTAGCAAGTCTGCCTCCAGATGCCAGCGAATCCATCGTTAGGGACAATTTTATTCGAGCCGAACTGTTATCTTCTCTGGGATTTACTAATACAGAAATCATCTCGGAATATAACACTGGTGGTGGTGGTATCACCGACTTTGCCGCTCGAAAAAATACCGGGGATGATATTTTTTTACATGAATCTAATAATCCTTTACTCCTCCTCGAAGCCAAAGGAAAATGTCTGAATATAGATCAAGATACCCCCAGTTACACAAGTATCGTTAGGCAACTAAAATCTCAATTACTTGGGGCGAATTGTAAATCTGCCCAATGGGGGATTATCACCAACGCTAATCATGTTCAACTATTTAAAAAACATGGTAAGGTTATCTACCCTGCGACAATATGTCTCGAATTGACACTTGAGAACGTTGATCAAGTTGTGGGGGTAATCAAAAGTAAAATAGAAAGTAATCACCAAGCATTGACAGTGACAATCTACAATAATAAAGGTGGTATTGGAAAAACTACAACAACGGTTAATTTAGCAGCATTTCTTGCATTGCTAGGAAAGAAAGTACTCATTATAGATTTCGACTTCAATCAACAAGATTTGACTACTTCTCTAGGAATAAATACCAATGAAGGCGTGGTGGCTAATGCCCTAATGAACCGGGACGCTGATCTAGAACCAGGAATTGTATCCTATCCTTTTCAAACTAAAAAATCAGAAATCACCTTCGATGTTATCCCTGCCGACAATCAAATGATCAATTTTGATGAAGTTAAACTTCAACAGCAATCAATAAGTGTAGATGCTTTACATAAAAAACTTACTTTTGCCAAGCACAAATATGATTATATTTTCATAGACGCATCACCCAATTGGCGATTGATCACTCAATTTGCCGTGTATGCCGCAGATGTGGTACTGATTCCCACCAAACATAATAATTTATTCTCATTAGAAAATGCCGCTGTTACCATCAAGAATTTCATACCACAAATGCAAGAAAAAAAGAAAGATGGTACTCCCGTATCATTACCAATCTTTTTCAATGGTGAAAAGATTACTGATGCTCAACTGGAAACCACTTATAAGGCAATTCATGGTATCATCATGAACTCAAAGAAAGAAGGATTTAACTTACTACCTTACTTTTTTCCTAGATATACTAACGCAAAAAAAGATTTACATATTCACCATCTGCCAAATTATGCCGATATTGCCAATGCCCATTTCGCTCATGTTCCAACTGTATATCGAAACCGCAACGCCCATGAGTATTACAAATCCTTAGTAAAAGAGTATTTTTTACAATGA